A genomic window from Aquila chrysaetos chrysaetos chromosome 9, bAquChr1.4, whole genome shotgun sequence includes:
- the LOC115346020 gene encoding C-factor-like isoform X1, with protein MAPVGGSRKWHPSRRVPQFGSAQPGHCWDQEDARWPGAASHHVLQHLAWDRPPPLQPVPKVPRPLADVTDPNSIKAAVRKVREEVGSAGLNLLINNVGTTRRSTLATETAENMTLVYTTNTIGPLQTSQAFLPLLKEAAEAKGQQGMSCSRAAIINISSILGSIEAAKAWEERQDVCFRCSKAALNMLTKCLALEYGSSGILCVSVDPGCVTPPLGQGTGPVTEEESVQGVLRLLARLSATSNGTFWDWRGQSLPW; from the exons ATGGCACCCGTGGGTGGTTCCAGGAAATGGCACCCAAGCAGGCGGGTCCCTCAGTTTGGCTCAGCCCAACCAGGTCACTGCTGGGACCAGGAGGATGCTCGGTGGCCAGGAGCTGCCTCCCACCACGTCCTACAGCATCTTGCCTGGGAcaggcccccccccctccagcctgtCCCCAAGGTGCCCCGTCCCCTTGCAGACGTGACAGATCCCAACAGCATCAAGGCAGCGGTCAGGAAGGTGCGGGAGGAGGTGGGAAGCGCCGGCCTCAACCTCCTGATCAACAATGTCGGCACCACGCGCCGCAGCACGCTGGCCACTGAGACGGCGGAGAACATGACCCTCGTCTACACCACCAACACCATCGGGCCCCTGCAGACAAGCCAG GCGTTCCTGCCCCTGCTGAAGGAGGCTGCCGAGGCCAAAGGGCAGCAGGGGatgagctgcagcagagccgcCATCATCAACATCTCCAGCATCCTGGGCTCCATCGAGGCGGCGAAGGCTTGGGAGGAAAGGCAGGACGTCTGCTTCCGCTGCAGCAAG GCTGCGCTGAACATGCTCACCAAGTGCCTGGCCCTGGAGTATGGGAGCAGCGGGATCCTCTGCGTGTCCGTGGACCCTGGCTGTGTGACGCCTCCCTTGGGACAGGGGACG GGCCCGGTGACAGAGGAGGAGAGCGTGCAGGGCGTCTTGCGGCTGCTTGCCCGGCTCTCGGCCACCAGCAATGGCACCTTCTGGGACTGGAGAGGGCAGAGCCTGCCCTGGTAA
- the LOC115346020 gene encoding C-factor-like isoform X2, protein MEGLSVGSVLLTGCDGGLGLGLLKGLLEQPSPPRHLFAACLDPQGKAVNEVALGCPNIVVLPLDVTDPNSIKAAVRKVREEVGSAGLNLLINNVGTTRRSTLATETAENMTLVYTTNTIGPLQTSQAFLPLLKEAAEAKGQQGMSCSRAAIINISSILGSIEAAKAWEERQDVCFRCSKAALNMLTKCLALEYGSSGILCVSVDPGCVTPPLGQGTGPVTEEESVQGVLRLLARLSATSNGTFWDWRGQSLPW, encoded by the exons ATGGAGGGGCTCAGCGTGGGCAGCGTCCTGCTGACCGGCTGCGACGGAGGACTGGGCCTGGGGCTGCTCAAGGGTTTGCTGGAGCAGCCCAGCCCCCCTCGGCACCTCTTTGCTGCTTGCCTGGACCCCCAGGGGAAG GCGGTCAACGAGGTGGCTTTGGGCTGTCCCAACATCGTGGTCCTGCCTCTAG ACGTGACAGATCCCAACAGCATCAAGGCAGCGGTCAGGAAGGTGCGGGAGGAGGTGGGAAGCGCCGGCCTCAACCTCCTGATCAACAATGTCGGCACCACGCGCCGCAGCACGCTGGCCACTGAGACGGCGGAGAACATGACCCTCGTCTACACCACCAACACCATCGGGCCCCTGCAGACAAGCCAG GCGTTCCTGCCCCTGCTGAAGGAGGCTGCCGAGGCCAAAGGGCAGCAGGGGatgagctgcagcagagccgcCATCATCAACATCTCCAGCATCCTGGGCTCCATCGAGGCGGCGAAGGCTTGGGAGGAAAGGCAGGACGTCTGCTTCCGCTGCAGCAAG GCTGCGCTGAACATGCTCACCAAGTGCCTGGCCCTGGAGTATGGGAGCAGCGGGATCCTCTGCGTGTCCGTGGACCCTGGCTGTGTGACGCCTCCCTTGGGACAGGGGACG GGCCCGGTGACAGAGGAGGAGAGCGTGCAGGGCGTCTTGCGGCTGCTTGCCCGGCTCTCGGCCACCAGCAATGGCACCTTCTGGGACTGGAGAGGGCAGAGCCTGCCCTGGTAA
- the IL34 gene encoding interleukin-34 isoform X1: MQQGYAAVLCVLAVLGLEAAAPGECELTRLLQDKLQYEMRLQYMKHYFPINYTVQVQYEEVLRPSNITRLRNGTVSEAALRYLWFHVSSQAVLRIREVLPERHPSWKYTQELCQLFDALGKEYSKYRQVGGSPPNTAEDPLLDAFSLPWSLGCCLCSAPPPSRASRGGVPKEGATGGQMPPSPGPNTLPLQDPGTFHGHGVSPIRNARHLLHGCGLEGAWTQPRHGQATAGCEEGGTRCPARSRGEGIARFLLVCIFSSAFIKHQLIL; encoded by the exons ATGCAGCAGGGCTACGCGGCCGTCCTGT GTGTCCTGGccgtgctggggctggaggctgctgcGCCAGGTGAATGCGAGCTCACACGCCTGCTCCAGGACAAGCTGCAGTACGAGATGCGCCTGCAGTACATG AAACACTACTTCCCCATCAACTACACGGTCCAGGTCCAGTACGAAGAGGTGCTGAGGCCATCCAACATCACCCGCCTG CGCAATGGGACGGTGTCAGAGGCAGCACTGCGGTACCTGTGGTTCCACGTCAGCTCCCAGGCGGTGCTGCGGATCCGTGAGGTGCTGCCAGAGAGGCACCCATCCTGGAAGTACACCCAGGAGTTGTGCCAGCTCTTCGACGCCCTGGGCAAGGAGTACAGCAAGTACCGGCAG GTCGGTGGGAGTCCACCTAACACCGCAGAAGACCCCTTGCTTGATGCCTTCTCCTTGCCCTGGAGTCTGGgatgctgcctctgctctgctcccccccccagcagagcCTctcgggggggggtccccaaggAAGGTGCAACAGGGGGACAAATGCCACCCTCTCCGGGACCAAACACTCTCCCCCTCCAGGACCCCGGGACTTTCCACGGCCACGGGGTCAGCCCCATCCGAAATGCCAGGCACCTTCTACATGGGTGCGGGCTGGAGGGGGCTTGGACACAGCCCCGCCATGGGCAAGCCACTGCCGGCTGCGAGGAGGGGGGGACACGCTGCCCTGCCCGCAGCAGGGGTGAGGGCATCGCTCGGTTCCtcttggtttgtattttttcctcagctttcatTAAACACCAGTTAATTCTCTAG
- the IL34 gene encoding interleukin-34 isoform X2, with amino-acid sequence MQQGYAAVLCVLAVLGLEAAAPGECELTRLLQDKLQYEMRLQYMKHYFPINYTVQVQYEEVLRPSNITRLRNGTVSEAALRYLWFHVSSQAVLRIREVLPERHPSWKYTQELCQLFDALGKEYSKYRQTDVEVVVADLVKLVHSGGAESRRKAVRPKALLDNCLKVMRMLYGVPCRWEST; translated from the exons ATGCAGCAGGGCTACGCGGCCGTCCTGT GTGTCCTGGccgtgctggggctggaggctgctgcGCCAGGTGAATGCGAGCTCACACGCCTGCTCCAGGACAAGCTGCAGTACGAGATGCGCCTGCAGTACATG AAACACTACTTCCCCATCAACTACACGGTCCAGGTCCAGTACGAAGAGGTGCTGAGGCCATCCAACATCACCCGCCTG CGCAATGGGACGGTGTCAGAGGCAGCACTGCGGTACCTGTGGTTCCACGTCAGCTCCCAGGCGGTGCTGCGGATCCGTGAGGTGCTGCCAGAGAGGCACCCATCCTGGAAGTACACCCAGGAGTTGTGCCAGCTCTTCGACGCCCTGGGCAAGGAGTACAGCAAGTACCGGCAG ACAGatgtggaggtggtggtggccGACCTGGTGAAGCTGGTCCACAGTGGGGGTGctgagagcaggaggaaggcCGTGCGCCCCAAGGCGCTGCTGGACAACTGCCTCAAGGTCATGCGGATGCTCTACGGGGTGCCCT GTCGGTGGGAGTCCACCTAA